TGGGCTGCCTGTCTctgctctgggcttgaggtgtGGCTGTAAGGGGTTCCTTGGGCTGGGGAGTTCCTGATATGACCCTGCTGTGCCTCAGCGGGACCTGCTCTATGAGGAAGCACTCTACACTGTCCTGCACCGCCTGGGTCAGCCGGAGCCCAACCATGTGACCAAGGCCTCGGAGCTGCTGGGATATCTACAGGAGGTGAGCTCGGCCCCAACCCCTCCACCTTCCCGCAGCCTGGACCCCGGGGCTCTGCCTTCTGGCCTGACCCCTGCCCTCAAACTCCCACACACTATCTGCCTCCCCACCAGGCCTTCCAGCTGCAGCCCGGGGAGCACCAGCAGATGCTGCAGCGGGTCAGGGAGCTTGAGGTAACTTGGGCCAGGGCATCCCAGGCAAGGAAGGGCCTGGGAAGGCCAACCCTCTCGGGGACTCAGGCcactccctcccatccctctaGAGGCCAGTATTTTGTCTGAAGGCAACAGTGAAACAGGCCAAGGGCATCCTGGGCAAGGATGTCAGTGGTGAGTGCAGGGTGGTGAGCCCTGAGGGCTGCTTCCTAACTCCTTTCTGTCCCATCACAGTCTGACCCAGAACTCCTGGCAGCAGCTCCTGTCTCCCAAATGTCTCCAGGACTGGCCTCCATCTAGCTGGTCCCTTGCACTGGGCatctgggctggggaggtggtgcTCTGTCCAACTTTCCCTGTCCCTCTCTCAGGAGAAGCTCCTCAGGTGGGCTGAAGAGGGACCCTCCCAGGGAGCCCAGCCAACTCTGTGGTGCCTCATCCTCTCTCCTCCCAGGGTTCAGTGACCCCTACTGCCTGCTGGGCATCGAGCAGGGGGTGGGTGTGCCAGGGGGCAGCCCTGGGTCCCGGCGTAGGCAGAAGGCGGTGGTGAGGCACACCATTCCTGAGGAGCAGACCCACCGCACCCAGGTTGTCAACCAGACACTCAACCCTGTCTGGGACGAGACCTTTATCCTGTACGtggccctgccccagcccccctccccgtACTCTCAGGACTCCTCAGTCAGTCAGATGAGTGGCTCTGGAGAAGGGGCTGGGCCCTGGGCGGGGGAGACAGTAGGCCAGACAGGACAGTCCTGGTGTTGATGGGGCTGGGTGGAGTCCCTCCAGGTGCATTGGGGATAGCCGGAGGCCCTACCTtgcagggaggagggatggggagggatgTGTGTGAGGGGAGTAGCAGCTTGCAGGAAGGTGCCAAGTGGGAGTGGGCATATTGTGGGGATGGCAGCTGTGAAGGACAGGATCTGGAGTCCTTGTGGTCTGGTCTGGTGAGGGTCCTACGCTTCCAAGGCCCTCACCTACACCCTTTTCTCCCTATAGGGAGTTTGAGGACATAACCAATGCGAGCTTTCACCTGGACATGTGGTGACTGACATGGCCTGCTcctggggagggaagagaagggctGAGGGTGGAAGTCTCCTCCCTGAAAGGGTGATGGGCGCCCTGTCTGTCTCTTATTCAAACCTCTGCCCCACCAGGGACCTGGACACTGTGGAGTCTGTCAGACAGAAGCTTGGGGAGCTCACAGATCTGCATGGGCTCCGGAGGTGGGTGCTGGACTCATGGGAAAGAAGGGGactccctctgccctcctgccACGTACTCCATCATTGGGTCCACGCTGGCTACTGGTGGGGGGCAGATTCTACTCTGATCCCTTCAGGTACTTGATCCATCTCCCTCATGGATCCTACCTGAAACAGGATCTTTAAGGAGGCTCGAAAGGACAAAGGCCAGGACGACTTTCTGGGGAACGTGGTTCTGAGGCTGCAGGTGAGGGGCAGGAGGAATGGGGCCTGGGTAGAGCTGAAGGGGGCATGTGTGAAGGTTCTGGAGAGGGGCTCCAGGTGCTTGGGGACTGCCCCACTGCCTCCGGCCCCAGCTCCAGGTGTCTCCTGCCCACCAGGACCTTCACTGCCGAGAGGACCAGTGGTACCCCCTGGAGCCCTGCACCGAGACCTACCCAGACCGTGGCCAGTGCCACCTCCAATTCCAGCTCATTCACAAGAGGGTAGGTCTGGGGCCTGGGCCAGGAACTGAGCCCCGCAGCCTCAGTGTCCCTGCTGTGTTGGGTCTTCTCTGCTCACAGCCATCCTTGCCTCATTGCAGAGAGCCACGGCAGCTAGCCGCTCCCAGCCCAGCTACACTGTGCACCGCCACCTGCTGCAGCAGCTTGTGTCCCATGAAGTCACCCAGCACCAGGTACTGCCTTCCCAGGGCTGGGTGCTGCCAGGGTTGCCAATCAGGTCCTAATACCTCTCCACTATTCCCCTCAGGCGGGTAGTACCTCCTGGGATGGGTCACTGAGTCCCCAGGCCACCACCATCCTCTTTCTCCATGCCACGCAGAAGGACCTATCTGACTTCCACCAGTCCATGGCGTGAGTGCACAGCCCTGGTGGGACCCTAGGGGGCTGTTGGCGGCTGGCAGCTCCTGTATTCTGCTGGAAGCTCAAAGCCTCACACTTAGGAGAGTTCTCTTTGCCCCAAACTGCATGTTTTAAATCAGTggccaacttttaaaaaaatctggagggctggggatgtggctcaagaggtaatgcgctcgcctggcatgcgtgctgcccgggttcgatcctcagcaccacatacaaacaaagatgttgtgtccaccgaaaactaaaaaataaatagtaaaaaattctctctctctctctctctcacactctctcttaaaaaaaaaatctggagattTCACATATAATCCAGATCTCCAGCTGCTCATGGGACAGAAGTATTTAAATGGCAGGACTAGTCAGAGCAGAGCAGTGTGTCCTCTATCTGGCGTGGTGGCCGTTAGGAGGAAGGTAGTTGAGGGCCAGGGGCAGTGTATATCCAGAACCTTAGGCAGGTGAATATTTCGGAAGATAAGGGTAGGATGGAGGTGAAGCTGGTACAGCCACCAGACAGTGAGGGGCCTGGTTTGCTTACAGGGCCCAAGCACATAGTGCAGGTGGCAGCTGTGTCCAGTAGGAACCTTGGCCTGTCCTTGGATtgctcttcttccctccttctgccCTTCCACTGGACCCTTGTCCAGCTCAGTCATTTCCTCCATCATGTCCCCTTGAGCCATCTCAAGTTCCAGCTGATggttgctgtgtgtgcatgcaggctTAAATCCTTAAATCCCACTTTTCATAAGAAgcaaaaaaattctcaagtttTATAATCACGTAGCTCTAATTAAGAGATAgacaattggggctggggatgtggctcaagcggtagtgcgctcgcctggcatgcgtgcagcccagtttcgatcctcagcaccacatacaagcaaagatgttatgtctgccaaaaactaaaaaataaatattaaaaaattctttctctctctttaaaaaaaataaataaaaagaagaaagtttcatTTAGactccagttaaaaaaaaaagagatagacaATTTGAAAAGCATCCATGGAAATAAACCATGTGAGTCACTTTCAGTCACTGGTTTTCGCTCGCCTGAGTCACTTTCAGTCACTGGTTTTCAGCCTCTGCTGGTAGATGGTTTCATAGGCGGCTTTGGAGCAGGGAAGGTGCCATCCCTCCCCCTGGGCCTGGCTGAGGCCTTCCTGTCCCTGCAGACAGTGGCTGGCCTACAGTCGCCTCTACCAGAGCCTTGAGTTCCCTAGCAGTTGCCTCTTGCATCCCATCACCAGCATGGAGTACCAGTGGATCCAGGGCCGGCTCAAAGCAGAACAGGTGGATGTGGGAATTGGGTGGGCAAGGGCTGTTGAGCAgggagggctgtgggggaggTCAGGGGAGCACAGGAGGCCATGGACCCATAAGCAGCTCCCAAATCCTGACATCTTCTTGGCTTTGCAGCTGGAGGAACTGGCCACCTCATTCACCTCCCTGCTGGCCTACGGCCTCTCCCTCATCCGGAGGTTCCGCTCTGTCttccctctttctgtctctgaCTCCCCATCCCGGCTGCAGTCTCTCCTCAGGTTGGTGGCTCTGCTTTTGCTTCTTCAGGGGTGAGGGTATAGTGGGGCAGCTGTAGGGAGAGGCCTGCTACAGGAGTGGGTATGGGGCAGTGGGCCTGTTAGACACagccctctctctgtctcccagGGTCCTGGTGCAAATGTGCAAGATGAAGGCCTTTGGAGAACTGTGCTCAGACAGTGCCCCACTGCCCCAGCTGGTGATGGAGGCTTTGAGGGTATGACACCTTCCCTAGGGTGCATGAGGGCTTGTGCCTGGACCCAGCAACTCCTCCCTGCTCATTGCCTCTCTTTTGGCAGACTGGTACAGTTGAATGGTTCCACCTGAAGCAGCAGCACCATCAGCCCATGGTGCAGGTAGGTGTTGGACAGGGGCAGGGCGGAATGGGACACTTGTCTCTGCAGCCCTGCTTAGCCTACCTTgtcccttccagggcatgctaGAGGCAGGCAAAGCCTTGCTGAACCTGGTACAGGATGTCATGGGTGACCTGCACCAGTGCCAGCGCACATGGAACAAGATCTTCCAAAAGTGAGCAGACCCAGGTTGGGAGGTGGTGGGCCTGTGAGATCCTGATGTGTACCACAGGGTCACACTGCTGTCTCCTCCAGTGTCCTCAAGATCGACCTCTTCTCCATGGCTTTCTTGGAGCTACAGTGGCTGGTGAGGCCCTCCACTGACCCTAGGTTGTATCCCTCAGCCCAGTTCCACCACCCTGCCCGCTAGGCCTTTCTTTGCAGGTGGCCAAGCGGGCACAGGACCACACATCGGCAGTGGGCAGCCCTGTGTCTCCAGAGATGGGCGAGAGTCTGTTCCAGCTCTACATCAGTCTAAAAGAGCTCTGCCAGCTGGGCCCAGTCTCTCTAGACAGGTAGGCAGCAAGCAGGTGGCTTGTGGCAAGCTGTACGTGCTTCAGAAAAGAGGTGAGTCTACAAGGGCTGTGGGCTAGAGCTGGTCGCAGCCTTCCGCAGCTGAACTCTAGCTCTCCCCAGGGACAGAGTCCTGGCTCTGGATAGTTTTCACCGCTGGTTCCAGCCAGCCATTCCCTCCTGGCTGCAGAAGACCTACAGTGTGGCCCTGGAGCGGGTGCAGCGTGCTGTGCAGATGGACAAGGTGTGGGCAGGGACCTTGAATTCGGAGATGGCCCAGCGCTCGCTCTGGGTGTGGTAGAAGCTGGTAACCTGCTAGGACACCCCCTCCCCGCCCACTTCAGGCCAGTTGTGTGCAAAATGTGGCTGTCTCCTGATACCCTGGAGTTAACTGTGACCTGTGACTTCCCTTTGCCATGTATCCTACAGGCTGGGGCTCTGGACAGAGCCTAGCTTGTCCCCCCTGTagctccctgctcagctctgtGCTTGTTAGTGGGAGAATGGATTTGTCCCTGTTCTGAGCCCTCCTTTCTAAGTGCTCTCCCTTTTCCCCAGCTGGTGCCCCTGGGGGAGCTGACCAAACATAGCACGTCAGCTGTGGACCTGTCCACCTGCTTTGCTCAGATCAGTCACACTGCCCGGCAGCTGGACTGGCCAGACCCAGAGGAGGCCTTCATGATCACTGTCAAGTTTGTGGAGGTGCAGCATGTCTTTCTGTGTCCTTCATCTTTCTAGGACAACCTTCCTATCACCTACCCGACAGAAATTCCAGGCTCATCCACCAACCTTCCCAAGGCCTATGTCTGAAATTCTCCCAACTTCCTGAGATTCACATGCCCTGCCCTCTACCCTGCATGGCAGCTTTACCCACTGATCACTTTCCTCTCCCTGACACCTCAGGACACCTGCAGGCTGGCCCTGGTGTATTGCAGCCTTATAAAGGCCCGGGCCCGAGAGCTCTCTGCAGGCCAGAAGGATCAGGGCCAGGCAGCCAACATGGTAACAGAGCCCAGGCTGGGGGCTGGTCAGGGTGGGGTGGGGCCTGGCAATGCTGGCCCTGTTTTAGGAAGCCCTGCATCCTTCTGTCTGTGCCTGTCCCCAGCTATGTGTGGTAGTGAATGACATGGAGCAGCTTCGGCTGGTGATTGGCAAGCTACCCGCTCAGCTGGCATGGGAAGCCCTGGAGCAGCGGGTGGGGGCCTTGCTGGAGCACGGCCAGCTGCAGAACACACTACATGCCCAGCTGCAGGGTGCACTGGCTGGACTGGGCCACGAGATCTGCACAGGTGTCCGCACTCTGGCTGAGCAGGTAAGTTGTTGTCTGACTCCACAGTGACCCCACCCTGGCCCCCAGCAGGACCTGGGTTGATGTCCAGCCCTCTCTTCCTAAGCCTAAACTCAGGTCTCAcgtgaactcccaatcctccacTCATTCCCTGACCTCCCTCCATCTACCATTTTGTGTCCCCAGCTGGAGGTGGGCATTGCCAAGCACATCGAGAGACTTGTGGGTGTCAAGGAGTCCGTTCTGCCTGAGGATGTGAGTGACTCTCCTGCTCACTGACCTTTGCTGCCCTGCCAGCTCTTTGTGTCTGGGGTTATAAAGGGGACCCAGGTTGTTTTGGGGGCTGAAGGCCTTAGGGGTATCAGAGATCAGCCCAGGTATGTTGTTTCCCTGGGCTGGTTTTCCTCTTTGGACACTCAGGGGTACAAATTGGGTCCCTGTATGGGCTCTCCCAGCACCGACAATCGGTGTGGGGAGGGTGAAAAGCCCCACAGGCCTGGGCACACAGCCTTCTTGGTGCCTCTTAGCTCTGCTGTCATGTTTATGCGAGCCAGCTCACTTCAGTCTCCCTGTCTGTAAACTGGGAGAGTGATACACACCCCTGATTGTTTTGGGGGAAGGCTACTCATTAATTCATCAACTGTTTAGTAAGTGCCCACCTTGTCCTGACAGTGATTCCAGCCTGGGGATAGATCAGTGAAAATTTTCTGCTTTCCTAGAGCTTACATTCTAGCCAGGAAAGTGAAAGAAGAGCTGAGTACGGAAGTACGATAACTTTAGTTACTAAGTACTGTAAGCTTAGTTATGATTATAACTATAAATATACATACAGAAgcgtatgtgtgtgcacacacacttaTATAGTGTGTTAGATGATGATAAGtgctagagagaaaaataaaacagaaggaagggtgggaaGTGTCAGAGGGTTGTATTTTTAGATAGTAACGGGAAGACCTCATTCAGAGGGCAACAGCTGAGTCAAGACCGCCAGGAAGTGAGGGAAGAAGCCATGAGAATTTCTAGAGAaagagcattccaggcagagggaacagcaaagGCTGTGAGGTAGCACCATGCCTGGCCGTAGATGAGGCTAGTGTGGCTGGAGCGATAGCAATcaggagaggaaggcagagagagatgGGCAGGGGCAGAGCCTGCAGACATTTCAAACCCATGCACAGAAGCTCCTGGCCCTGTTTCCTCCCCAGGGCAAggaaatggggctgggattgaaATGGGCCTGAGCTACCTCCTCCTATTCCTCAGGCCATTCTGCCCCTGATGAAGTTCCTGGAGGTGGAGCTTTGCTACATGAATACCAACCTGGTGCAGGAGAATTTTAACAGGTCTGCCAAGGTCCCTGCCCTGCAGTGCCCACACCCTTTCTCCACCTGCCCTGCCTCCAGGGCCTCAGCATCTTAATTAATTAAGGGGACCTGTTGTAAATCCCTTTGGTGAAGTCCCTTAGAGGGTATGACCAGCCTCTGCTCAAATGTTTGCTTCCAGGGATAAGGAACTCACTCACTACCTTATAAACCTGTCCATTTCATGCTGTTCAGTACTGAGAATTACCAGTTCTTCCTTGGTCTGAGCTGAGATCTCCCTATCCATTCTCCCTTAGTCCTGAGACCATCTTCCAGAACCCCTGactgcttttcctctttttttttttttttttttgagtccccaggattgaactcaggggcacttccaagattgaactcaggggcacttaaccactgagccacatccccagccctattttgtattttatttagagacaaggcctcactgagttgcttagcatctcactaagttgctgaagctgactttgaacctcCTGtctagcctcctgagctgctgggattacagaccactgggattataggcatgcaccaccatgtccagctttttccttctttttaatgtttttggcaTCCAGTGCTATTGGCCATGATCCAGGGAAACTTCTAGTTAGGGTCTCTTAAAGCATTGGATGGAGGCACAGGGTGTGGACTCTGGATGGCCTGACTTTAGATTCCAGACTTAGTACTCCTTGGTGGCTTTGAGCAGTTACTGA
This window of the Ictidomys tridecemlineatus isolate mIctTri1 chromosome 3, mIctTri1.hap1, whole genome shotgun sequence genome carries:
- the Unc13d gene encoding protein unc-13 homolog D isoform X1 yields the protein MSPVGWSRLSSWLPAGELCLRLSLPHPCPGRGWQPWGSLHHPVASPSSLSSSRAAEGRAEPATMATSLSHPQRRPPLLRQAIKIRRRRVRDLQDALPPTTQEQASKDTLSFHLAPQIEPPSHHFSPEERDLLYEEALYTVLHRLGQPEPNHVTKASELLGYLQEAFQLQPGEHQQMLQRVRELERPVFCLKATVKQAKGILGKDVSGFSDPYCLLGIEQGVGVPGGSPGSRRRQKAVVRHTIPEEQTHRTQVVNQTLNPVWDETFILEFEDITNASFHLDMWDLDTVESVRQKLGELTDLHGLRRIFKEARKDKGQDDFLGNVVLRLQDLHCREDQWYPLEPCTETYPDRGQCHLQFQLIHKRRATAASRSQPSYTVHRHLLQQLVSHEVTQHQAGSTSWDGSLSPQATTILFLHATQKDLSDFHQSMAQWLAYSRLYQSLEFPSSCLLHPITSMEYQWIQGRLKAEQLEELATSFTSLLAYGLSLIRRFRSVFPLSVSDSPSRLQSLLRVLVQMCKMKAFGELCSDSAPLPQLVMEALRTGTVEWFHLKQQHHQPMVQGMLEAGKALLNLVQDVMGDLHQCQRTWNKIFQNVLKIDLFSMAFLELQWLVAKRAQDHTSAVGSPVSPEMGESLFQLYISLKELCQLGPVSLDRDRVLALDSFHRWFQPAIPSWLQKTYSVALERVQRAVQMDKLVPLGELTKHSTSAVDLSTCFAQISHTARQLDWPDPEEAFMITVKFVEDTCRLALVYCSLIKARARELSAGQKDQGQAANMLCVVVNDMEQLRLVIGKLPAQLAWEALEQRVGALLEHGQLQNTLHAQLQGALAGLGHEICTGVRTLAEQLEVGIAKHIERLVGVKESVLPEDAILPLMKFLEVELCYMNTNLVQENFNSLLTLLWTHTLTVLAEASASQRSSSLASSRLKVALQNLEICFHAEGCGLPPEALHTATFQALQRDLELQAASSRELIQKYFCSRIQQQVETTSEELGAVTVKASYRASEQKLHVELLSASGLRPLDSNGSSDPFVQLTLEPRHEFPELAPRETQKHKKDLHPLFDETFEFLVPAEPCQKDGSCLLLTVLDHDTLGADDLEGEAFLPLRGVPGLTSSEPSEAPQMRLPLTYPAPNGDPILQLLESRKGDREAQAFVRLRRQRAKQASQHALRPGQ
- the Unc13d gene encoding protein unc-13 homolog D isoform X4; this encodes MATSLSHPQRRPPLLRQAIKIRRRRVRDLQDALPPTTQEQASKDTLSFHLAPQIEPPSHHFSPEERDLLYEEALYTVLHRLGQPEPNHVTKASELLGYLQEAFQLQPGEHQQMLQRVRELERPVFCLKATVKQAKGILGKDVSGFSDPYCLLGIEQGVGVPGGSPGSRRRQKAVVRHTIPEEQTHRTQVVNQTLNPVWDETFILEFEDITNASFHLDMWDLDTVESVRQKLGELTDLHGLRRIFKEARKDKGQDDFLGNVVLRLQDLHCREDQWYPLEPCTETYPDRGQCHLQFQLIHKRRATAASRSQPSYTVHRHLLQQLVSHEVTQHQAGSTSWDGSLSPQATTILFLHATQKDLSDFHQSMAQWLAYSRLYQSLEFPSSCLLHPITSMEYQWIQGRLKAEQLEELATSFTSLLAYGLSLIRRFRSVFPLSVSDSPSRLQSLLRVLVQMCKMKAFGELCSDSAPLPQLVMEALRTGTVEWFHLKQQHHQPMVQGMLEAGKALLNLVQDVMGDLHQCQRTWNKIFQNVLKIDLFSMAFLELQWLVAKRAQDHTSAVGSPVSPEMGESLFQLYISLKELCQLGPVSLDRDRVLALDSFHRWFQPAIPSWLQKTYSVALERVQRAVQMDKLVPLGELTKHSTSAVDLSTCFAQISHTARQLDWPDPEEAFMITVKFVEDTCRLALVYCSLIKARARELSAGQKDQGQAANMLCVVVNDMEQLRLVIGKLPAQLAWEALEQRVGALLEHGQLQNTLHAQLQGALAGLGHEICTGVRTLAEQLEVGIAKHIERLVGVKESVLPEDAILPLMKFLEVELCYMNTNLVQENFNSLLTLLWTHTLTVLAEASASQRSSSLASSRLKVALQNLEICFHAEGCGLPPEALHTATFQALQRDLELQAASSRELIQKYFCSRIQQQVETTSEELGAVTVKASYRASEQKLHVELLSASGLRPLDSNGSSDPFVQLTLEPRHEFPELAPRETQKHKKDLHPLFDETFEFLVPAEPCQKDGSCLLLTVLDHDTLGADDLEGEAFLPLRGVPGLTSSEPSEAPQMRLPLTYPAPNGDPILQLLESRKGDREAQAFVRLRRQRAKQASQHALRPGQ
- the Unc13d gene encoding protein unc-13 homolog D isoform X2, whose protein sequence is MSPVGWSRLSSWLPAGELCLRLSLPHPCPGRGWQPWGSLHHPVASPSSLSSSRAAEGRAEPATMATSLSHPQRRPPLLRQAIKIRRRRVRDLQDALPPTTQEASKDTLSFHLAPQIEPPSHHFSPEERDLLYEEALYTVLHRLGQPEPNHVTKASELLGYLQEAFQLQPGEHQQMLQRVRELERPVFCLKATVKQAKGILGKDVSGFSDPYCLLGIEQGVGVPGGSPGSRRRQKAVVRHTIPEEQTHRTQVVNQTLNPVWDETFILEFEDITNASFHLDMWDLDTVESVRQKLGELTDLHGLRRIFKEARKDKGQDDFLGNVVLRLQDLHCREDQWYPLEPCTETYPDRGQCHLQFQLIHKRRATAASRSQPSYTVHRHLLQQLVSHEVTQHQAGSTSWDGSLSPQATTILFLHATQKDLSDFHQSMAQWLAYSRLYQSLEFPSSCLLHPITSMEYQWIQGRLKAEQLEELATSFTSLLAYGLSLIRRFRSVFPLSVSDSPSRLQSLLRVLVQMCKMKAFGELCSDSAPLPQLVMEALRTGTVEWFHLKQQHHQPMVQGMLEAGKALLNLVQDVMGDLHQCQRTWNKIFQNVLKIDLFSMAFLELQWLVAKRAQDHTSAVGSPVSPEMGESLFQLYISLKELCQLGPVSLDRDRVLALDSFHRWFQPAIPSWLQKTYSVALERVQRAVQMDKLVPLGELTKHSTSAVDLSTCFAQISHTARQLDWPDPEEAFMITVKFVEDTCRLALVYCSLIKARARELSAGQKDQGQAANMLCVVVNDMEQLRLVIGKLPAQLAWEALEQRVGALLEHGQLQNTLHAQLQGALAGLGHEICTGVRTLAEQLEVGIAKHIERLVGVKESVLPEDAILPLMKFLEVELCYMNTNLVQENFNSLLTLLWTHTLTVLAEASASQRSSSLASSRLKVALQNLEICFHAEGCGLPPEALHTATFQALQRDLELQAASSRELIQKYFCSRIQQQVETTSEELGAVTVKASYRASEQKLHVELLSASGLRPLDSNGSSDPFVQLTLEPRHEFPELAPRETQKHKKDLHPLFDETFEFLVPAEPCQKDGSCLLLTVLDHDTLGADDLEGEAFLPLRGVPGLTSSEPSEAPQMRLPLTYPAPNGDPILQLLESRKGDREAQAFVRLRRQRAKQASQHALRPGQ
- the Unc13d gene encoding protein unc-13 homolog D isoform X3 yields the protein MSPVGWSRLSSWLPAGELCLRLSLPHPCPGRGWQPWGSLHHPVASPSSLSSSRAAEGRAEPATMATSLSHPQRRPPLLRQAIKIRRRRVRDLQDALPPTTQEIEPPSHHFSPEERDLLYEEALYTVLHRLGQPEPNHVTKASELLGYLQEAFQLQPGEHQQMLQRVRELERPVFCLKATVKQAKGILGKDVSGFSDPYCLLGIEQGVGVPGGSPGSRRRQKAVVRHTIPEEQTHRTQVVNQTLNPVWDETFILEFEDITNASFHLDMWDLDTVESVRQKLGELTDLHGLRRIFKEARKDKGQDDFLGNVVLRLQDLHCREDQWYPLEPCTETYPDRGQCHLQFQLIHKRRATAASRSQPSYTVHRHLLQQLVSHEVTQHQAGSTSWDGSLSPQATTILFLHATQKDLSDFHQSMAQWLAYSRLYQSLEFPSSCLLHPITSMEYQWIQGRLKAEQLEELATSFTSLLAYGLSLIRRFRSVFPLSVSDSPSRLQSLLRVLVQMCKMKAFGELCSDSAPLPQLVMEALRTGTVEWFHLKQQHHQPMVQGMLEAGKALLNLVQDVMGDLHQCQRTWNKIFQNVLKIDLFSMAFLELQWLVAKRAQDHTSAVGSPVSPEMGESLFQLYISLKELCQLGPVSLDRDRVLALDSFHRWFQPAIPSWLQKTYSVALERVQRAVQMDKLVPLGELTKHSTSAVDLSTCFAQISHTARQLDWPDPEEAFMITVKFVEDTCRLALVYCSLIKARARELSAGQKDQGQAANMLCVVVNDMEQLRLVIGKLPAQLAWEALEQRVGALLEHGQLQNTLHAQLQGALAGLGHEICTGVRTLAEQLEVGIAKHIERLVGVKESVLPEDAILPLMKFLEVELCYMNTNLVQENFNSLLTLLWTHTLTVLAEASASQRSSSLASSRLKVALQNLEICFHAEGCGLPPEALHTATFQALQRDLELQAASSRELIQKYFCSRIQQQVETTSEELGAVTVKASYRASEQKLHVELLSASGLRPLDSNGSSDPFVQLTLEPRHEFPELAPRETQKHKKDLHPLFDETFEFLVPAEPCQKDGSCLLLTVLDHDTLGADDLEGEAFLPLRGVPGLTSSEPSEAPQMRLPLTYPAPNGDPILQLLESRKGDREAQAFVRLRRQRAKQASQHALRPGQ
- the Unc13d gene encoding protein unc-13 homolog D isoform X5; protein product: MDLSLSRPGDEQGGPRARPQGGLLWEQIEPPSHHFSPEERDLLYEEALYTVLHRLGQPEPNHVTKASELLGYLQEAFQLQPGEHQQMLQRVRELERPVFCLKATVKQAKGILGKDVSGFSDPYCLLGIEQGVGVPGGSPGSRRRQKAVVRHTIPEEQTHRTQVVNQTLNPVWDETFILEFEDITNASFHLDMWDLDTVESVRQKLGELTDLHGLRRIFKEARKDKGQDDFLGNVVLRLQDLHCREDQWYPLEPCTETYPDRGQCHLQFQLIHKRRATAASRSQPSYTVHRHLLQQLVSHEVTQHQAGSTSWDGSLSPQATTILFLHATQKDLSDFHQSMAQWLAYSRLYQSLEFPSSCLLHPITSMEYQWIQGRLKAEQLEELATSFTSLLAYGLSLIRRFRSVFPLSVSDSPSRLQSLLRVLVQMCKMKAFGELCSDSAPLPQLVMEALRTGTVEWFHLKQQHHQPMVQGMLEAGKALLNLVQDVMGDLHQCQRTWNKIFQNVLKIDLFSMAFLELQWLVAKRAQDHTSAVGSPVSPEMGESLFQLYISLKELCQLGPVSLDRDRVLALDSFHRWFQPAIPSWLQKTYSVALERVQRAVQMDKLVPLGELTKHSTSAVDLSTCFAQISHTARQLDWPDPEEAFMITVKFVEDTCRLALVYCSLIKARARELSAGQKDQGQAANMLCVVVNDMEQLRLVIGKLPAQLAWEALEQRVGALLEHGQLQNTLHAQLQGALAGLGHEICTGVRTLAEQLEVGIAKHIERLVGVKESVLPEDAILPLMKFLEVELCYMNTNLVQENFNSLLTLLWTHTLTVLAEASASQRSSSLASSRLKVALQNLEICFHAEGCGLPPEALHTATFQALQRDLELQAASSRELIQKYFCSRIQQQVETTSEELGAVTVKASYRASEQKLHVELLSASGLRPLDSNGSSDPFVQLTLEPRHEFPELAPRETQKHKKDLHPLFDETFEFLVPAEPCQKDGSCLLLTVLDHDTLGADDLEGEAFLPLRGVPGLTSSEPSEAPQMRLPLTYPAPNGDPILQLLESRKGDREAQAFVRLRRQRAKQASQHALRPGQ
- the Unc13d gene encoding protein unc-13 homolog D isoform X6; the protein is MLQRVRELERPVFCLKATVKQAKGILGKDVSGFSDPYCLLGIEQGVGVPGGSPGSRRRQKAVVRHTIPEEQTHRTQVVNQTLNPVWDETFILEFEDITNASFHLDMWDLDTVESVRQKLGELTDLHGLRRIFKEARKDKGQDDFLGNVVLRLQDLHCREDQWYPLEPCTETYPDRGQCHLQFQLIHKRRATAASRSQPSYTVHRHLLQQLVSHEVTQHQAGSTSWDGSLSPQATTILFLHATQKDLSDFHQSMAQWLAYSRLYQSLEFPSSCLLHPITSMEYQWIQGRLKAEQLEELATSFTSLLAYGLSLIRRFRSVFPLSVSDSPSRLQSLLRVLVQMCKMKAFGELCSDSAPLPQLVMEALRTGTVEWFHLKQQHHQPMVQGMLEAGKALLNLVQDVMGDLHQCQRTWNKIFQNVLKIDLFSMAFLELQWLVAKRAQDHTSAVGSPVSPEMGESLFQLYISLKELCQLGPVSLDRDRVLALDSFHRWFQPAIPSWLQKTYSVALERVQRAVQMDKLVPLGELTKHSTSAVDLSTCFAQISHTARQLDWPDPEEAFMITVKFVEDTCRLALVYCSLIKARARELSAGQKDQGQAANMLCVVVNDMEQLRLVIGKLPAQLAWEALEQRVGALLEHGQLQNTLHAQLQGALAGLGHEICTGVRTLAEQLEVGIAKHIERLVGVKESVLPEDAILPLMKFLEVELCYMNTNLVQENFNSLLTLLWTHTLTVLAEASASQRSSSLASSRLKVALQNLEICFHAEGCGLPPEALHTATFQALQRDLELQAASSRELIQKYFCSRIQQQVETTSEELGAVTVKASYRASEQKLHVELLSASGLRPLDSNGSSDPFVQLTLEPRHEFPELAPRETQKHKKDLHPLFDETFEFLVPAEPCQKDGSCLLLTVLDHDTLGADDLEGEAFLPLRGVPGLTSSEPSEAPQMRLPLTYPAPNGDPILQLLESRKGDREAQAFVRLRRQRAKQASQHALRPGQ